Proteins from one Sarcophilus harrisii chromosome 2, mSarHar1.11, whole genome shotgun sequence genomic window:
- the ZNF280D gene encoding zinc finger protein 280D isoform X5 — protein sequence MGDNPLRPKDNFKMAELFMECEEEELEPWQKKVKEVEDDDDDDDDDDDEPIFVGEIASSKPAISNILNRVNPSSSSRGIQNGATNRGAVSSFKPTSQHYMTPTSNTVAASSVFQSISRSTASSVAQPLSKSGYIMNSSQVVPNNSSGLLFDLRQNTGIPQYQGAAARSLTGLNESTFVTKRLSTSEVNSVTSKKPKSNEDIAGTHPSSPFSSVKSPSQNTPSKGTITSTKNGPPFPRACPKCNIHFNLLDPLKNHMKYCCPERINNFFWGSNKAEFSSAANKNKIADADKGKLIMLVNDFYYGKHEGDNLQEQKTHTTFKCFSCLKILKNNIRFMNHMKHHLELEKQSSESWENHTTCQHCYRQFPTPFQLQCHIESTHTPHEFSTICKICELSFETEQVLLQHMKDNHKPGEMPYFCQVCNYRSSSFSDVETHFRTSHENTKNLLCPFCLKVIKLATPYMHHYMKHQKKGIYRCTKCRLQFLTCKEKMDHKTQHRTFKKPKQLEGLPPGTKVTIRASVGPLQAGASTAPSISASTSTLQLSPPRTKNTTAKSTAAKNTTAKSTTAKNTTRTTATKSKSKSKTYHVQKKPGPGGTKRNKVNTALRNLRPL from the exons ATGGGTGACAACCCTCTCCGCCCAAAAG ataattttaaaatggctGAACTATTTATGGAGTGTGAAGAAGAAGAGCTGGAACCATGgcagaagaaagtaaaagaagttgaggatgatgatgacgacgatgatgatgatgatgatgagccAATCTTTGTTGGGGAGATTGCAAGTTCAAAACCAGCCATTTCAA ATATTTTGAACAGAGTCAACCCCAGCTCATCATCAAGAGGAATACAGAATGGTGCCACCAATAGAG GTGCTGTTAGTTCATTCAAGCCAACCAGTCAACACTACATGACTCCAACATCAAATACTGTGGCAGCTTCATCAGTTTTTCAGTCTATATCAAGATCTACAGCTAGTTCTGTTGCTCAGCCGCTGTCTAAATCT GGTTACATAATGAACTCATCACAAGTTGTACCTAATAATTCTTCAGGGTTACTGTTTGACTTGAGACAAAACACAGGAATACCTCAGTACCAGGGAGCAGCAGCGCGCTCTTTAACAG GTCTGAATGAAAGTACCTTTGTAACGAAACGTCTCTCTACTTCTGAAGTAAACAGTGTAACTTCAAAGAAACCCAAGTCTAATGAAGATATTGCTGGAACCCATCCCTCATCTCCCTTCTCTTCAGTGAAATCACCATCACAGAATACACCTTCAAAAG gtaCAATTACTTCTACTAAAAATGGACCACCTTTCCCAAGAGCTTGTCCAAAGTGTAATATCCATTTTAATCTATTGGATCctttaaaaaatcacatgaaG tattgttGTCCAGAAAGGATAAATAACTTCTTTTGGGGATCTAATAAAGCAGAATTCTCAAGTgctgcaaataaaaataaaattgctgaTGCGGATAAAGGAAAACTGATTATGTTAGTTAATGATTTCTATTATGGGAAACATGAAGGAGATAACCTACAAGAACAGAAGACTCACACAACCTTTAAATGCTTCAGTTGCctgaaaatacttaaaaataacatTAG GTTTATGAACCACATGAAACACCATTTGGAACTTGAGAAACAGAGCAGTGAAAGCTGGGAAAACCATACGACTTGTCAACATTGCTATCGTCAATTTCCCACACCTTTTCAGCTGCAATGTCACATTGAAAGTACACATACCCCCCATGAGTTTTCTA ctATTTGTAAAATCTGTGAGTTATCATTTGAAACAGAGCAAGTTCTTTTACAACATATGAAGGACAATCATAAACCTGGTGAAATGCCATATTTTTGTCAG gtGTGTAATTATAGATCATCATCATTTTCTGATGTAGAAACACATTTTAGAACTTCTCATGAAAATACTAAGAACTTGCTTTGTCCATTTTGCCTCAAAGTTATTAAACTTGCAACACCATACATGCACCATTATATGAAGCATCAG aaaaaaggaatatatcgTTGTACGAAGTGCCGACTACAATTTTTGACTTGCAAAGAGAAAATGGATCATAAAACTCAACACCGAACATTTAAAAAACCTAAACAATTGGAAGGATTGCCTCCTGGGACAAAa gtcactatTCGAGCTTCAGTTGGACCTCTTCAGGCAGGAGCATCAACTGCACCTTCCATTAGTGCAAGCACTTCTACTCTTCAGTTGTCTCCTCCAAGGACTAAAAATACAACTGCAAAAAGTACAGCTGCAAAAAACACAACTGCAAAAAGTACCACTGCAAAAAACACTACAAGAACTACTGCAacaaaatccaaatccaaatctaAAACATATCATGTGCAAAAGAAGCCAGGCCCTGGTggcacaaaaagaaataaagtcaatACAGCATTACGGAATTTAAG ACCTCTCTAG